The Primulina eburnea isolate SZY01 chromosome 6, ASM2296580v1, whole genome shotgun sequence genome contains a region encoding:
- the LOC140835478 gene encoding uncharacterized protein has protein sequence MIWTLYGVFLARCQSIFQKAKALDLQINPAPSENAVKKWTRPATGTSKLNVDACINESLNRYSIGGVLRDCQGKLLLAFGKQITKPLSVVHGELLAIKEGVIMIYEKRFQEVLVASDSVLAVQAVKAIQDDLGYSGICAEEINLLAHAPVISDLVYEPRVTNKVAHQVANFASSSPSPFIWMNGDFPLWLVELVMINDYSS, from the coding sequence ATGATATGGACGCTATATGGGGTTTTTCTTGCCCGGTGCCAATCGATTTTCCAGAAGGCAAAAGCTCTTGATCTCCAAATTAATCCAGCCCCCAGCGAAAACGCAGTGAAAAAGTGGACAAGACCAGCTACAGGTACTTCCAAGCTTAATGTTGATGCTTGTATAAATGAAAGTTTAAATAGATACAGCATTGGAGGAGTCCTTCGAGATTGCCAAGGAAAATTACTTTTGGCATTTGGAAAGCAAATTACTAAACCCCTCTCAGTGGTCCATGGGGAGCTATTGGCTATTAAGGAAGGAGTAATAATGATTTATGAAAAGAGGTTTCAAGAAGTTCTAGTCGCATCAGATTCTGTATTGGCAGTGCAAGCAGTCAAAGCCATACAAGATGATCTGGGTTATTCAGGCATTTGTGCAGAAGAGATTAACCTACTGGCTCATGCCCCAGTTATCTCTGACTTAGTTTATGAGCCTAGAGTGACGAATAAGGTGGCTCATCAAGTGGCAAATTTTGCTTCTTCTTCCCCTTCACCTTTTATCTGGATGAATGGTGATTTTCCTCTTTGGTTGGTTGAGCTTGTAATGATCAACGATTATTCTTCATAA
- the LOC140834248 gene encoding dihydrolipoyllysine-residue acetyltransferase component 4 of pyruvate dehydrogenase complex, chloroplastic-like — MDSLVYPKTPSLSSSSSLSSTAPFLRPSIFFIRPKSSSSRLPTVRAKIREIFMPALSSTMTEGKIVSWIKSEGDTLSKGESVVVVESDKADMDVETFYDGILAAIVVNEGETAPVGSPIGLLAETEDEIAEAKAKAASQSTGPPASSAPKVEDSAPVPVPASASAPAQTVATYPTTPGKVVATPYAKKLAKQHKVDINKIVGTGPFGRIKPEDVEKAAGITTTPKSNVAVPAAAAPSSPPKAAASFPEIPGSSVVPFTTMQAAVSKNMVESLSAPTFRVGYPVGTDALDALYEKVKPKGVTMTALLAKAAAMALVQHPVVNATCKDGKSFTYNSNINIAVAVAINGGLITPVLQDADKLDLYLLSQKWKELVEKARAKQLQPHEYNSGTFTLSNLGMFGVDRFDAILPPGQGAIMAVGASKPTVSADKDGFFSVKNKMLVNVTADHRIIYGADLAAFLQLFSKIVENPESLTM; from the exons ATGGATTCGCTAGTCTACCCCAAAACTCCATCGCTCTCCTCCTCGTCCTCACTCTCCTCCACCGCTCCGTTTCTACGCCCCTCCATTTTCTTCATTCGACCTAAATCCTCCTCCTCTCGCCTCCCCACCGTGCGCGCCAAGATCCGTGAGATTTTCATGCCTGCTCTCAGCTCTACCATGACCGAGGGTAAGATCGTCAGCTGGATTAAATCCGAAGGCGATACGCTCTCCAAGGGGGAATCCGTCGTCGTGGTGGAATCTGATAAAGCCGACATGGATGTGGAGACGTTCTACGATGGCATTTTGGCTGCAATTGTTGTTAATGAAGGTGAGACGGCTCCGGTTGGCTCGCCGATTGGGCTCTTGGCTGAAACAGAGGATGAAATCGCCGAAGCCAAGGCTAAAGCCGCGTCGCAGTCGACTGGACCTCCCGCCAGTTCAGCCCCAAAAGTCGAGGATTCTGCTCCCGTTCCAGTTCCTGCTTCTGCGTCAGCTCCGGCTCAGACAGTGGCTACCTACCCCACTACTCCGGGGAAGGTGGTGGCAACACCCTATGCGAAGAAATTAGCCAAACAACATAAGGTTGATATTAATAAGATTGTGGGCACGGGTCCGTTTGGGAGGATAAAGCCGGAGGATGTGGAGAAGGCTGCAGGAATTACTACCACCCCGAAGAGTAATGTGGCCGTGCCTGCTGCGGCTGCTCCTTCATCTCCGCCAAAGGCTGCAGCTAGTTTTCCGGAGATTCCTGGATCAAGTGTGGTGCCGTTCACTACAATGCAAGCAGCAGTGTCGAAGAATATGGTGGAGAGTTTGAGTGCGCCCACTTTCAGAGTTGGATATCCTGTTGGTACTGATGCCCTCGACGCTCTCTATGAGAAG GTGAAGCCGAAGGGTGTGACCATGACAGCCTTGTTAGCAAAAGCTGCAGCAATGGCGTTGGTTCAGCATCCTGTGGTGAATGCAACTTGCAAAGATGGAAAAAGTTTTACTTACAATAGCAATATAAATATTGCAGTAGCTGTGGCGATCAATGGTGGATTGATCACCCCTGTTCTTCAGGACGCTGATAAG TTGGATCTTTATCTGTTGTCTCAAAAATGGAAGGAGCTTGTGGAAAAGGCTCGTGCAAAGCAACTTCAGCCCCACGAGTACAATTCAG GGACATTCACATTATCAAATTTGGGTATGTTTGGAGTGGATAGGTTTGATGCTATTCTCCCTCCAGGCCAG GGGGCAATTATGGCTGTTGGTGCATCAAAACCCACTGTCAGTGCCGACAAAGATGGATTCTTTAGTGTTAAAAACAAGATGCTG GTGAATGTGACTGCTGATCACAGAATCATCTACGGTGCTGACTTGGCTGCTTTCCTTCAATTATTCTCAAAGATCGTTGAGAACCCAGAAAGCTTGACGATGTAG
- the LOC140833469 gene encoding protein PLANT CADMIUM RESISTANCE 2-like isoform X2 yields the protein MYSSNSSEFQKFSDGAASADATAKGSSISSFYSETDGQPRPPKPQVPWSTGLFNCFSDVENCCVTCWCPCITFGRIAEILDQGSTCGQSGALYTVIACVTGCPCFYSCFYRSKLRQNYWLHGSPCGDCLVHCFCENCALCQEYRELKSRGFNMTIGWHGNVERHNREVVMAPAVEGGMTR from the exons ATGTATTCTTCAAACTCGAGCGAGTTCCAGAAATTCTCGGACGGCGCCGCATCAGCCGATGCCACGGCGAAAGGGAGTTCAATAAGTTCATTTTACTCCGAAACGGACGGCCAGCCCCGGCCTCCTAAACCTCAAGTCCCCTGGTCTACAGGCCTGTTCAATTGCTTCTCAGATGTTGAAAACT GTTGTGTTACGTGCTGGTGCCCATGTATTACTTTCGGGCGAATTGCTGAGATTCTTGACCAAGGATCAA CGTGTGGGCAGAGTGGAGCTTTATACACAGTGATAGCGTGTGTGACGGGATGCCCTTGCTTCTATTCATGTTTCTATCGGTCAAAACTGAGACAAAATTACTGGTTGCATGGATCTCCGTGTGGGGATTGTCTGGTTCACTGCttctgtgaaaattgtgcactGTGCCAAGAGTATCGGGAGCTCAAGTCTCGTGGATTCAATATGACCATTG GATGGCATGGAAACGTGGAGAGACACAACCGTGAGGTAGTAATGGCTCCGGCGGTTGAAGGAGGAATGACTCGatga
- the LOC140834249 gene encoding uncharacterized protein, with translation MEDLKGKKRSWDESVDPGSVVDSPEVKRLRENLLDSLDEDDDEAEFSTASSHLDSFMKSFEKEISSDGGDEVEVVDLVSGSDESRPELGYLLEASDDDLGLPPTTTSSPDSAQKSELGADFWGFEPEIPGYDSDGYGFVQTEKFNGGDSGYVAIDGLFDYSDMGFGSGDFLWRPERLPAQ, from the coding sequence ATGGAGGATTTGAAGGGTAAGAAGAGGTCTTGGGATGAGTCGGTGGATCCCGGGTCGGTTGTCGACTCGCCGGAGGTGAAGAGGCTGAGGGAGAATCTTCTGGATAGTTTGGACGAAGACGATGACGAGGCTGAGTTTAGTACCGCGAGTTCGCATCTGGACTCGTTCATGAAGAGCTTCGAGAAGGAGATTTCTTCCGACGGCGGAGACgaggtggaggtggtggatCTGGTTTCCGGTTCCGACGAGTCTCGGCCGGAGCTCGGGTACTTGTTGGAGGCTTCTGACGATGATCTAGGCCTGCCGCCGACCACAACTTCGTCTCCGGATTCGGCGCAGAAATCTGAGCTGGGAGCCGATTTCTGGGGGTTCGAACCGGAGATCCCGGGTTATGATTCGGACGGATATGGGTTCGTTCAAACGGAAAAATTCAACGGCGGTGACAGTGGATATGTAGCCATTGACGGGTTGTTTGACTATTCAGATATGGGCTTCGGGTCGGGTGACTTTTTGTGGAGACCCGAAAGGTTACCGGCCCAATAG
- the LOC140835477 gene encoding uncharacterized protein, protein MRKKAWKEKQNFLHGDTSKPLPEQITWSSAFLISFQEASTLERITAGKVERRFETRWKPPEANCLKLNVDASFNTNLNKFSVGGVVRDNQGRLLLVFGKHINQPLSMVHGELLAIREGVNLLYEKNFRDVQVATDSLLAVQAVTANQENLGYEGLCAKDIRRRFQKPTVSDFSHVSRSANRISP, encoded by the exons ATGAGGAAAAAAG CTTGGAAggaaaaacaaaattttcttcATGGTGACACATCAAAGCCTTTACCAGAGCAGATTACTTGGAGCTCGGCCTTTCTTATTAGTTTTCAGGAGGCCAGTACATTGGAACGAATTACTGCTGGGAAAGTTGAAAGGAGATTTGAGACAAGGTGGAAGCCTCCAGAGGCCAACTGCTTGAAGCTAAATGTGGATGCATCTTTCAATACAAATCTTAACAAGTTTAGTGTGGGTGGAGTGGTTCGAGATAATCAAGGCAGATTACTATTGGTCTTTGGAAAACATATTAATCAACCGTTATCAATGGTTCACGGAGAGTTGCTGGCTATTCGAGAAGGAGTGAACCTACTATACGAAAAGAATTTCAGAGATGTGCAAGTAGCAACCGACTCTTTATTAGCAGTGCAAGCAGTCACGGCTAATCAGGAGAATCTTGGGTACGAAGGTTTATGCGCAAAGGATATCAGACGAAGATTCCAGAAACCGACGGTTTCTGACTTCTCTCATGTGTCTAGATCGGCTAATAGAATTAGCCCATAA
- the LOC140833469 gene encoding protein PLANT CADMIUM RESISTANCE 2-like isoform X1 gives MYSSNSSEFQKFSDGAASADATAKGSSISSFYSETDGQPRPPKPQVPWSTGLFNCFSDVENCCVTCWCPCITFGRIAEILDQGSSSCGQSGALYTVIACVTGCPCFYSCFYRSKLRQNYWLHGSPCGDCLVHCFCENCALCQEYRELKSRGFNMTIGWHGNVERHNREVVMAPAVEGGMTR, from the exons ATGTATTCTTCAAACTCGAGCGAGTTCCAGAAATTCTCGGACGGCGCCGCATCAGCCGATGCCACGGCGAAAGGGAGTTCAATAAGTTCATTTTACTCCGAAACGGACGGCCAGCCCCGGCCTCCTAAACCTCAAGTCCCCTGGTCTACAGGCCTGTTCAATTGCTTCTCAGATGTTGAAAACT GTTGTGTTACGTGCTGGTGCCCATGTATTACTTTCGGGCGAATTGCTGAGATTCTTGACCAAGGATCAAGTT CGTGTGGGCAGAGTGGAGCTTTATACACAGTGATAGCGTGTGTGACGGGATGCCCTTGCTTCTATTCATGTTTCTATCGGTCAAAACTGAGACAAAATTACTGGTTGCATGGATCTCCGTGTGGGGATTGTCTGGTTCACTGCttctgtgaaaattgtgcactGTGCCAAGAGTATCGGGAGCTCAAGTCTCGTGGATTCAATATGACCATTG GATGGCATGGAAACGTGGAGAGACACAACCGTGAGGTAGTAATGGCTCCGGCGGTTGAAGGAGGAATGACTCGatga